CTTCGAGAAACACCCCGGCACCAGCCAGAACGTGTTGTTCCGCCTTGGTCCAGGCATGCGTGGAGCGGGATTGGGAATGATCAAGAAATCGCCACCAGACAATGGTTTTCGCCGGTGCCCAGATCTGGCCGGGAGATGTGACGCAGCGCCAAGGGGCGGCCTCTGCTTCCAATCCGGGTGTTGTCCCCCCGAACTGGAGCACCTCATCCACCATGCGCTGCATTTGGGGCCGGGTGATGGTTTTCTGATTGGAAACCTTGATGGCCTCTTCCAGGTCCTTGGCCTGACTCATGGCCGCAACCAGCAGCGGGTCCCCCGTATGTCCACCCCTGGCGGCTGCCAAACGGGCCACTTCCGCGCAAATTCTGCGCGCTTCCGCGGCGGGCATGCCGGTTTGCGGGTCATAGCGTTTGCCCCCCAGCCAAAAATCCAGGACTGCCTGAAACTCACGCATCTTGCGGGAAGCCTTGGCAGTTGGCAGGCCCTCCTGTTCCAGACGCTGCTGCTTTTCCAGCACAGCCGCTTCCCTGGCCTTGGTCCAGAGTTCACCGCCGACACCGGGATGCTTTTTCAAAGCGTCCACGAAATGTCGGCCGGCCCATCTCGGAATGGGCGAGCTGGGCGATGTGAGGATTTCCAGGAGCAGTTGCGGATTCACCGGCAACCAGGCGTTTTTGAGGGCCAAAAGCAACACCTGCAACGCGGCCCGCCACCGGGAACCCGAGTCGCTGCCCAGGCGTGGAAGCCCTCTGGCATGCAAGGCCTCATCCAGAAGCCTGCTGCCCATGCCCTTGATGATCAGCACGTCCCTGTTGGCCTGGTCGTCCGCCGCCAGCCAGTGCGCCAGCGCCTCGGCAGCTTCCGCCTCGGTCTGCCCCGCGATGAGCAGCAGACTGCCGTCACCGGAAGCGGTCGTCTCCGGACGGACCTTGGTCTGAAAAGCTCTTTGCAAAAGGCCCAGGTCGCCAGATGTTTCGGGCATGACCGGCTTCAGCGTCGTACGGGTGATCCCCGCCGTGCTGAGAACCTGGAACAGGTTGCGCCACGGCAAAGGCCACTCCTGTTCAGGCTCGATCAATTCCAGACTGCTGATGCCGACATGCTTTTGTGTCGCACCGGCAAGGGCCGAAACAACGTTCTGCAACCGTTCGCCGATCCCGGATGACAGGGCAGGTTGTTCCAGGCTTTCCACATCAACCAAGTCCCCAAGACGGCCGGACATGCCCTGAATGGCCTTGCCGTCCCAGCCTCCGAAGACCAACGCATCCCGCCATTCCAACAGCTCATTGGCCGTAGCCCAGGCATCCGCATCAAAGGATTTGGAGTAGAATCGTTTCCCGTGGTCAACAGCCTGAAGCCTCGCCAGATATTGGCCGATCCGCACCGCTGGGTGCGTGGAGGGTCCTTTCAGCCCAAACCTGGTCTCCAGGATCGAGAGCAACCCCATCGGTCCGACAACGACCTTGCCGGATACGGCCTCCGCGTCCCCCAGGGCGTCAGGATAGGCCCCACCGTCAAAGGAATATCCTAGGATGATCTGCATCGCCTCTCCCACGGAAAATGTTGGACTTCCAAGCCCCTGAACAATTTGTTTCTCACAACATCCTTTTCGATGATTCGTCCATACCCAATACGGTAACACGAATCAACAAACAAGACGCGCACCTAAAAGTCTGTTGTTATTGATCATAAAAAATTTGCTTGCATTCCTGATTCTGGAATGTCCTCCGGCTAAGGTTTCCACATTGCCACGAAGAAGGTTCATTCGCGAATATCGTCGGCGATTAATCAATGGATGCCATTGATATTATTGGCATCCTACATATTCCAAACAGGCTGTTGAAACCAACCAGGAGGAAACCATGCGCAAGGCCACCGTACTCATCTCCATTCTTGTCGTGCTCACAACCGGCTGTGCCAGCTACCGCCCCATCGTGGACATGCAAGGGGTCAACTCCGTAAAGTATGAGCAGGATCTTCGTGACTGCCAAAACTACGCAAAACAGGTTTCACCAGCGACCTCAAGTATTGTCGGCGGGGCTGTTGGTGCCGGAGCCGGGGCTTTGCTTGGTCTTGTTGTCGGGTCATATTTTGGCCGTGCCGGTGAATTCGCGGGAATGGGGGCGGCTGTCGGGGGGACGTCAGGCGGTATGACCGGAGCGGCGGAAGGGGCCAGGAGTCAGATGGATATTATCAGACGGTGCATGGTCGGGAGGGGGTATAGGGTGTTGCAGTAACTGAGTGTTAAAAAAGTCATTATCTGGCAGTCCGTTCAAAAATCCCAAGTGCAAGGAGCAAAAAAAGTTCAAGATCGAAGCGTATTTATTCATACGTGAGAGTTTGAACTTTTTGCAGCGACGCAGCAATTGGGATTTTTTCAACGGACTGCTAAACCGTTCAATGTATCAAGTTATGACTGACACTCACTGGCGTTACTTGAAAACAAAGCTGTCGGTCTGCATACAAGCATTGTATTCATTTACTTTCTTGTTGTAAGCTTGAACAACCAATTTCAGGCTTTCCTGCATCCCTTTCGCCTCAGCAGCAAGGCTGTTGAATGCACCTACTTGTCTATTGTAATCTGGAATCAATCTGTTCCTCGTTGCTGTATTCGTCTCCCGATCAATGCGACTTTTCAAATTTTCGATTTCCCTTCTCTTGTCATCAACCCTTTTCCAAATGTCATCATTTCTCCTTTGCATGTCCTGGAGCAGAGCCTTGTCGGCATTGCTGGGGCGTGAGCAATCAGGCATTGGACTGGCAAAGAGCTGAACGCCATAATACACTGAAGGTCGGCCCAGCGGGGTTAAATTATCTTTGATAATAGCCACGCCGATTTCCCTGATATCCGGGTTCACGATGTTCGCTCTGTGTCCGGGGCTGTTTATCCATCCATCAACAATGTGCCGATTGGATTGAAAGTTGCCCATGGCAATATTTTCGGCATATGTTCTGAACTGATAATTGGCCTGCGTGATCGCATCGCCAGGATTTTCACCTGTCACGGGATTGACGTGAGCGTAGTAACTGTTTTTGATCATGTCGTTTGCCCTGTATTCAGCGGCATGCGTCAACTGAAAATTTTCACGAAGAGGGGGAAGACCCAAGGAGATTCTATATTCATTGGTTAGCTTGACAATATCAGATGCATTGAGTTTTTCTGAAATTATTCCAGGAGGCCGAGGAATTGTTTTCTGGTGGTCAGGCATATACTCCGGATATTTCCAGAAGAAGAGAACGGCAAGAATGGATAGGAGGACAGCAAGTCTAATAAGCATTTTATAACTATTGATGATAAAAAAATCATCTTTTCAATTTTTATGTTCACAGATTGTCTGCAGTCATTTCATCTTTTGGATTGTCGCTCTGTCTTGGAGCCAGGGAAATCATGGCATCCAATATTTTGGCGTGAGAATCATCTTTTTGAATGTTGAGCGATGCAATTAAATCTTCCTGCCTTGGTTGCCCAAACGCCAAGCGGTAGAAGGCAAGGCCCTTTTTGAGTTGTTTCAGCTTGGCAATTTCTCTGCTCAACGGGATCATGTAGATGTGCCGTTCGATGCGGGCCGGGCCTTCGTCATACAGCCAGTATGGAACCAAATCGTTGAGATGGGCTGATTTTTGGTCTGCGGCATGCGCGAACAGCGCGTCCCATGGATCGCCCTGATATCCGTTATCCGCCAGCACTTTCAGGCCGTGGCAAAAAGCAATATTTTTGCGCACGGCATGGCCCTTGTATCGATGCACCCGTCCTTCCCGCTGTTCCAGGTCCACTGGGTTTGCGGGCAGGTTCCAGTGGATCACCGCATGACACCAGGTGTGAAAATCCAACCCCTCCTGGCCGATGGAGGTTGAAGCCAGAATAAAGGGCCGGAAGGGGGAGTTGAAAGCGGCGCGAACCATGTCGGCCCTGTCCCGGGCCTTCTGGTCATCGCCTTTGATGTCCCCAAAACGCAGGGCGAAGCGGCAACGGGTGTTGAAGCCTTCCACCACAAGCTTGTTCGTGACGGCCTTGATCTCGTCGATCTGGATCTGGGCCGTACGCAAGGAAAGCGCTGCATGAACAGCAGCAGCGATTTCCTTAATCTGCGTATCCTGTTCTTTTTCCTGAACCCCCAACGACTCCTTGAGGGTATGCACGTGTTCATCCAGCATGGACTGGATATTGCCCTCGGCGGCATAGCGCAGGGTCAAGCGCCAATAAGTCTCGTCAGGTTTTTCGCCGCGCAACATGACGATGGTTTCGGGGAGATTGAAGAGCGAGCGGAAGCCCAAGGCAATCCGTGCTGCGCCGGAGAGCAGAAATTCATGGCCAATGCCTTCCGATGTGATTCTGTGCAAGGCTCGCAATGCGCAGGTGCCTGGCCCTGCCAGGGCCAAGTCGCAAAGTACTTCGGCCAGGTCGGTGGGACGTGGACCGAGGGTGTGCGCTTGCTGTGGGAAATGCTCAAAATGTTTTACATGCTTGATGAAATCACTGTGCTCATTCTGGTCGTCGGTTTTGCCTGTGTGCCAACTATCGACGTCCCTGAGCCAGTAGAAAAACGACTCATGATTTTCCAACAATACCGGAGCGGCCCAGTACCAGCGCTCATCTGGTCGTGATGCAGGTGTGCCCTGCGGCAGGGAGCGCAGCATTTCTTCACAGATTGCCATGATTTCCTTGCGCAGTTCCTCTAGAGGAACAGGCTCCCCCTGGCCAAGGCGCAGTGCTATTGCGAGAGGATCGATTGCCTGGGCTAAAGTCGGCGAAGGCATCAGCCAGGCGAGGTGGGGCATATTTTTATGACGCTGCTCCACTGCATCGTATGCAAACGTCAATAGTTGGCTGACCTTATCATGATAGTTCATTTTTTGTTTTGAACCGTTATGCGTCATCCTCCGTTGAGCCTCGTAGGTACAAACTGAAGCAATCGCATCAGGCACAGCACTCCAGGATGAGAAAATCAGGCTTTTTGTCAGGTCCTCCTTGCCCTCGTAAACACCGGCAGGCTTGGAGTAAGGCATGGATGGGGGCATCCAGAGCAGCTGCCAGAGGCCCTTGTCCAGGGTTTGGGCAAACAGTATCCGCATTCGTGGGTTGCCGGGGTCTACGGGGTCGTAGGCCTCAATGGTCGCCTTGGAGAGCAAATGGCCGTTGTCCGTGAATAACCGGAGCAGTTCTTCACTGGGCTTGTCAAAAGCCTGTTCCAGTTTGCGCCGCAACTCGTAGTGCTTCAAGAAGTTGATGATGTACGGGGCTGATTTCCAGTACTCGATCACATCCCCGGCCTTGACCTCCGATGCGATCCGGTCGGCCAACGCCGCATGATCCAGGTCTTTGGGCTGGGGCATGGAGATTGGGGTGGATTCCGTGAGCATGGCGTTCGCATCCCGCGTGAAGGCAATCCGCTCGGTGCGGCACATCACGCGAAGCAGCTCCTGCTCCAATTCCGTTTTCACCTCGTCTGGTGCGGCACTTGCCCCTTTTCCCGATTGCAGGCGTTTTCGATGCCGGGCCAGCAATCCCTTGATCCGTTCAACACGGTCCGAGCCGTTGCAGAGAAAACCCAGGGTGCGCAGAAAATCGGGATAATGGTCGTCCTGATCCGTCTCCTGATCCATGGTGAAGGGCTTGTAGGGGGTCGCGGACAAGAGCAGAGTCTTGGCCTCGCGTTGCTCAAAGAGATAGCGGGCCAGCAAAGAGGCGTCGCCCTCGTCCTCCAGGAGATGCTTGAAACGTTGGAATTCATCCAGGATGACCAGGGATGGTCGCAGGGCGGAAATGCAGACCTTGGCCAGGAGTCCCCGCAACTTGCCGATGGTATCGTACCGCAGCCTCTGGTCTTCGGTAGAAATCCTGGAATATTCCTTGAAGCGGATAAACCGTTCACAACCCAGCCGCATCCGGGCGTAGAGTTCAGAGTCGGCAAGAAGCGCGTCACGAAAAGAGGCGGAGAGTGCGGGATCAAGGTGTATGTCCGAACTGGCTGCGCTGTTGCGCCAGCGCTGTTTGCCGGAGGTGGCCTGGAGCATGTTCAGCAGACCCGACCTACACAGCCGACTATCACTGCGCTCCCAGGGCAGGTCCCGCAGCATCCGGTACAGGATGACCCGTTCCTCGGCGTGTCCGCCCCGGCTGCGGGTGTGGTCAAAGGCCGTGCCCGGCGTGAGGCTGATGAAGTTGACCTTGTTGTTCAGGGACGAAATCTGTTTGGGCAGATAGGTCAGCCGGGTGGCGATGGCGAATCCGGGTGAACCGTGGTTGCTTGCCTTGTCGGCGGACTGGAAAATGTTCAGCCTGTTCACGTTTTGCGTGGCAATGGAGGCGTTGGAGCAGATGTAGATGACGTCGATGCGATCCAGCTCGTCCTGGAGTCGTTCAATGGTCTTGGCAATGATGCCGCGAGCCACGAGGGTCTTGCCCAGTCCCACCTCGTCGGCCACCAGAAAGCGCGAGGTGGCTTGCGGACCATGGAACCGGGAAAACACATACTCCACGGTGGTTCGCTGGAAATCCTTCAAGCCTGCCAGGGCCTGGTGGGCGTGGAAGCGGTTACTTTTCACGACGTTGCTCCAAAGCGGTCTCGAACACGGACCACAGTTGCAGGAAGTGTTCGGGAATGATGTCCGCCTTTGTCCGCTGCAGGTCGTGAACCAGCTTTTTCACGTCCTGAAGACGCTCCGGCGACCGGCTGTAGACCCTGGTCATTTCTTCCAGCAAGGCCACATCATCGCCGTGTGCCAGCTTTCTGAATATTTGCCGCCAGATTCCCATCCCTGGGCCAGATATCACGCCGTCCCCGTCGGCCTGACCCAGAAGCAGCAGCAGATACCGCAGAAAACCGTCCTTGTTGGCCAGAACAGTGCGTAGGATGGAGGCGTCGCGCTCATCTGGCATCCCGGAAACCGGCAGGTTCAGCACAAACCTGGCAGAAATATCCAGGTGTTCCGTTTGCAGGGCAAAAGCGATCAGGCCGGTCAGAGATGCAGCGGAAAACTCCCCCAGGTCATGCCCTTTGGGAGACGCTATACCGTGTTCCGCACTATTTGGCATGATGGTCTTTGCCTGGTCATCGCCAATGGTGATGGGCCAGGCCTGGGTCTGAACAATGCACGGCATCAATGGAATGGAGCCGACAAGGGTCAGTTTCCAAGTAGACGCTCCTCCAACCGGCTTGCACGTCAGAGTGAGTTCAGCACTGGCCAGGGCCTTGCGAGCGTTTTCCAGGGCCTTTTCCGCTTCCGCACGGCGTGAGTCCGGCGGCACCGGGGTGGATTTGTGAAAATCAGCAAGAAGTTCCCCAAGGCCGTCCTGATCAAGAATCTGGTCAATCCCCCCGACCCTGCTCTTTCTGCCCTTGAGTTCGGCAAGAATCTCCACGTTCACGCCGCGAACCAGTGCCGTATTAGAGGTGTCTACGAATCCAAGTGCTGCATTCGTGGCGTTTGCCGAGCCCATGACAATATGAGTGTAGTCGGAATAGTGCCTGGTTTCCAAAATATAGACTTTGGCGTGCAGGCCGATGGCCAGGGGACGCCTGAAGGACGGAGTTTCCTCTCCTTCCTCGGTTTCCGCAGCCTCATGCAGGTGCAGGCATCGTTCAAACCTTGCCAACACTTCGCTGTCCAGGCTTTCCAGAGTCTCTGGACGCGAGACAAGGGCCACGGGCTGGTCCGAGTTTTTTGCCAACTGCCGCAAGGCGGCGTCGCTGCAAAAGGGAGCAATGACCATCAGTCGTTTGGTCTTGGGCAATGGCCACGGATACTTGGGATCTCCTGGAAGCGCGAATGAAAGCTCGTCAAAACCGTCCGGCAGCTCCCACTGGACCTTTTTGACGTCACGGGAAAAGCGCCTGAACTGCTCGGCACGCTCTTCAGCCAAGGGGCGCTTGGTCAGCCGTGGCACCCGGTTGAAAAACCGGGCCAAAGGGCGATTGCGTTCCTGGTTGCGTTTGCCCACGGGGCCGTCCAGTTGCAGGGATAAATCCCAGGAGCGATCCAGGGTCATGTTCCGGCTCAGGATCACAAGACGCATCCAGTCCGAATCGTTATGAACATCCCGGAAGCGGATACACCAGAGCTTCGGGTGAAAAACTCCTCCCTTGGGAACGACCATTTCAACGCACATTTCCTCCAGCAGTCCGAACAGCGGGTTGGGCTTGGCGCTGCTGGGCACGAGGATTTGCCCATTCTGGACGCATACCGTGATCTTGCGCGAAAAACGGCGAACCGAGTCCAGGATGGCCAGCGGGTCCGGCGGTTCGTTGCCGCCCGCGCCCTGCAATGCCAAATGTACGGGGGCTTCCAGTAACACCATCGGGTCCATGGAGAACGTTGCGGCAACGGCGTCCTCAAAGACCATTCCCGGAGGTGCAGTCAGCATGTCGGTATAAAGAGCGCGGGAGTTCGGGTTAAGCATGACCTCCCCCCTTCAAACCCTGGTACAGATCATCCAGTAAGGTCTTCACGTTGGACCAGCGGTAGGCCAGGCGGGCGGTTCCGGATTTTCCGCCCCACTGTTCCAGGGCTCGCTGATTGGAGAACCTGGAACGGCCCTTTTTGAGCCACATCTCCCGCAGCCGGATGAGCTGGGCGGCCTCGGCATTGTGCAGCAGATCCCCGGCATGCAGACGGACCAAGTTGATCCATGACCGAACAAAGTCCTGTGTCCGAGGATGAATGGCCTGGCCGTCAATCTTCGTGGCTTCCCAGAGTGCATTGAGATCCCAGGCGTGGATATCACCCAGGGGCAGGGTCTCTTTCCACTTCTGAAAGCTCTGGGCGTGGGTGTCGGCCAGGTCGTCGCTGGAACGGACTTTGGCAAGCTGGTAGTTGTAGACAAGGGCTGCGCCATGCATGGATTCCGAGAACAACCGGGCATGAGCCATCAGAAGTTTATGGGCATCCAAAAAAGACCCCAGATCTGGATGCTCCCAGGGAAAGGCGACGTCGGTGGGCTTGCCGTGCAGCGTCAAAAAGGAAAGCAGGCTCTGTGGAGCGCTGATTCGAATGCGGTCCCGAATGAACTCCGCTTCCTGCCGGGTCAGGGCAAAATCCGCCTGGCTCGGAAACCCGTCAGGAATGGGCGGCAAACCTGGATGCCACGTCTCGGTTTGACGCCGGGCTTCGATATCCACATCATCACCCCTCGCCCTGGTCAGCTTTTCTTCCTCCTTGAGGCTGCGTCGAAGCTCATGGATTTGGTCAATCCGGCGATGATACTCATCCTGCGACAGGTCCATGGTCCGGATGCCCCAGGCCCCCAGGCCGGACCAATAAACGGAACTGGGCAAACGCTTCAGGCTTCCGCCAGCGGTTTTGCCGAAAACTCCGGCCTGATCGTCGGAGGCCAGCAAAGGCGTGATCAAGGACCGTTCAATCTTGTCCGCCTGCTGGGCGAAAGACGAGGACGGCACTTTCCGGTCTTCCAGGGATTTATAGATCCACGGCACGAAGAGCATGTACCGCAACCGGGTCTGGATGGTGCTCGTGCCGGGAAAAAGCTGGTCAGCGAAGCTGTCCCGCACAGATCCCAGGCCCAGCTCGTCGCGGGTCTCGCGTTCCTGAAACAGGGAGAGGATGCGCAGGGTGCGTTCTCGGGCGGCGGTGTCGTGGTCGATCCAGGAGAGGGTGGAGGGCATGAATATTTTCAATTAGTTGAATCATCTATTGGATTAAATAACCGATACTTACCTTTTTCCAGCCACCAATATCGATCTTTGCCACCGGGGTAGTGATGCCGAGATGGGTGGTTGACGCTATCAGAAATGATTTGGCAACCGATAGTGCTTTTCTTTATTTCTGGCTGTTTTTTGTGAATTATTTCCATGATATCTTTGGGTGTGAACATTCTCTTGCCGTCACCCTTTGTGAACTCTTGAACGCCTTCCCATACTATTTCTTTAACAGTTTTGGTGCCTGACCATCTTGTCTGTTTGGTATGGTCTTTCCGTGAAACAACATCTTCAAGCCCTACAATATATTCAGAATTAACAAGTATTTCACCTGATTTAGTTTGAAATATAGAGAACTTCACACAATTGACATCAACGCCGTGAGCCTGTCTCAAAAAACGAGATACCTTTGCAACACTCGGTGCAATATCCTCTGCCGCAATAAATAAACGTAATCTTTGATTTAATGTTGGAAACTCCTCTGCTTCAAAAGATTCCCAAAAAAGTGTTTCTAATTTTTGTTCACTTTTCTTTTTGCTTAAATAATTTTCTGCAATATCGTGAACCTTTTCATCTGATAAATCGCAAGCCCATGCAGCATACTCAAGGAGCTGAGCAATCACTTCTCTTGGAGTCCTGCCTTTTTTAAATTCGATGATTACAAGATTTCCATCTTTATCTATGCCAAGAAGATCAGGAAATATTGATCCATATTCTTCTGTATTCGCAGTTGTTTGCCGACCGATTATAATAAGTGGTTCTTGAGCGATAGCCCAGGGGCTGCTTTCCAGCCAGCTTTCAAGATGTTTTTCCAGTTCAAGATTTGTTTTTGTGGTCGGGATCAAAATTGCGTTATCGATATTTTCTTCAGCGTTGACTAATTTGAATATTGGCATGGGTTGTTCCCTTTATGAATTCTAATTGTGAAAAGGACAAAGTCATGCTGCGTCACTTACTGATTACCCTTTCTCCCATATCATCCAAAAACTCCGACACCGGCTCAACGCCCGAGACCAGCAAAAACTCCCTGGCTCTGGTGCAGGCGACGTAGAGGAGGTGGCGTTCGGTGTTGTAGATGTCTTCGAGGTCGTTGTTGTCGGCGACGGATTCCATGCGGGATTGGAGGGGGATGATTTCGTCGTCGCAGGCCATGACGGCCACGGCGCGGAATTCCAGGCCCTTGGCCAGGTGCATGGTGCCGATGGAGATGTGGTCGGGGCGGGTTTGGACCTGTTCGTCGAGGATGTTGGCGGCGAGGTCTGCTGATTGGACGGCCTGGCGGGCACGGTTCAGTTCTGACGGGGAGCGGACGAAGACGCCGATTTCCTGGGCCGGGACGCCCTTGGTTGCGAGTTTGCGCAGCCAGTTGCCCACGGCCTGGATTTCGTCGGCCTCGTCGTCGGCTGTAATCATGGTCGGCATGGGGCCGTTGAAGACCGAGTGGGTGGCCTGGCGGTCTTCCACGTTGCCGTCCACGTCGGCCAGCTTGGGGGCCAGGAGGCGGTCGGCCTGTTTTCTGATCTGGTGGGAGGTGCGGTAGTTGATTTGCAGGCCATGGGAGCGGCCCCGGATGTCCACGCCCAGGGCTTTCCAGGAAAAGGGCATCTGGAAAATGCGCTGGCCCAGGTCTCCGGTGAAGAACAGGCCGTTGGGCTGACTCGCGCCCAGGGCGGCCAGGAAACGCAGTTGCGGGATGCTCACGTCCTGGGCCTCGTCAACGATGATGAACTCGAAGGGGGAGCGTCCGCCCTGGGCAAGCTGGGCGGCAAGTTGGCTGAACAGGTCGGCTTCGGTGATCAATCCGTCCGCGGTCAGGCCCTGGCGGACCTGGTGGAAAACGGGCCAGATTTGGGCGCGGTGCTTCTCGGTCAGGCGGGTCTTGCGGCCCAGGCGGACAGCGGTGCGATAGTCGTCCCAGGTTTGCACCTGCCAGGCGTCCACGATGTCCGCCCATTCGGAGCGCAGGAACGTCAGGCTGAAGGCGAGTCCTTGAACACTCGTCGCGGCCTGATCAATGCGCCGGTTGATGTCTTCCCCGGCAACCAGTTGGGGGCGCTGGACCAGCGACTGGTAGAGCCGCTTGCCGATGTTCAGCATGGACTCCACTTCCAGGCGCTCGGCCAATCGCGGTGTGTTGCCGATCAGCACGCGCAGCTTGGAGCGCAGGGAGTTGGCCAGGGGCTCGGCAAACGTTGTCAGCAGCACCCTGGCTTCCGGATGGGCGCGGGCCAGATGCACGGCCCGGTGCAGGGCCACGATGGTCTTGCCGGTTCCGGCTGAGCCGGAGACCCGGACCGGGCCGTTGTAGTCGCGCTCCACAAGCTGGCGCTGGGCCGGGTGCAGGAACACGGACCATTTTTCCCAGGGGGCGTCCAGGGCGCGGGCCAGTTCCTCCACGTCGCGCATGACCCGGAATCGGCGCTGGGCGTCGGGATGGTCGAAGGGATCAACATCATCCGGCACGGCCTGGGGCGTTTGCGGCGTCTTGCCCACGGCCAGGTCCAACAGGGCCTCGGCAGCCTCCTGGGGCAGATGCTCGGCCAGTTCCAGCAAGCCCTCTTCGGTGGCCTGAAGGGCGTCATCCAGCCATTGCTCGGGTACGCCATAGCCCAGCAATTCTTCGCGGGTGTGGCTCGCAAGAGCCGGACGGGCCTGCCTGGCCGCTTGCCCGCTGGGGACGTCCACCGGCACCTGCGCGGGAACGAAAATCTCCTGGACCGCCTCCCGCAGTTCCACCAGTTGCGCCGCCCCCGTGGCCGGGTGGCGCTCCAGTTTGCGCTTCTCGGCCCAGCGGTACGCCTCTTCGTGGTGATCCACATAGCAGAGCAGTAAATTGCCGTCCGAACGATGCACGATC
This genomic window from Desulfonatronum thioautotrophicum contains:
- a CDS encoding 3'-5' exonuclease; the protein is MEFRIADTFTDSLARLSAQDQKAAKTTAFDLQLNPAHPGLKFHRVEYGKDPNFWSVRVSGDVRMIVHRSDGNLLLCYVDHHEEAYRWAEKRKLERHPATGAAQLVELREAVQEIFVPAQVPVDVPSGQAARQARPALASHTREELLGYGVPEQWLDDALQATEEGLLELAEHLPQEAAEALLDLAVGKTPQTPQAVPDDVDPFDHPDAQRRFRVMRDVEELARALDAPWEKWSVFLHPAQRQLVERDYNGPVRVSGSAGTGKTIVALHRAVHLARAHPEARVLLTTFAEPLANSLRSKLRVLIGNTPRLAERLEVESMLNIGKRLYQSLVQRPQLVAGEDINRRIDQAATSVQGLAFSLTFLRSEWADIVDAWQVQTWDDYRTAVRLGRKTRLTEKHRAQIWPVFHQVRQGLTADGLITEADLFSQLAAQLAQGGRSPFEFIIVDEAQDVSIPQLRFLAALGASQPNGLFFTGDLGQRIFQMPFSWKALGVDIRGRSHGLQINYRTSHQIRKQADRLLAPKLADVDGNVEDRQATHSVFNGPMPTMITADDEADEIQAVGNWLRKLATKGVPAQEIGVFVRSPSELNRARQAVQSADLAANILDEQVQTRPDHISIGTMHLAKGLEFRAVAVMACDDEIIPLQSRMESVADNNDLEDIYNTERHLLYVACTRAREFLLVSGVEPVSEFLDDMGERVISK
- a CDS encoding DUF7669 domain-containing protein — encoded protein: MPIFKLVNAEENIDNAILIPTTKTNLELEKHLESWLESSPWAIAQEPLIIIGRQTTANTEEYGSIFPDLLGIDKDGNLVIIEFKKGRTPREVIAQLLEYAAWACDLSDEKVHDIAENYLSKKKSEQKLETLFWESFEAEEFPTLNQRLRLFIAAEDIAPSVAKVSRFLRQAHGVDVNCVKFSIFQTKSGEILVNSEYIVGLEDVVSRKDHTKQTRWSGTKTVKEIVWEGVQEFTKGDGKRMFTPKDIMEIIHKKQPEIKKSTIGCQIISDSVNHPSRHHYPGGKDRYWWLEKGKYRLFNPIDDSTN
- a CDS encoding DUF6361 family protein, whose amino-acid sequence is MPSTLSWIDHDTAARERTLRILSLFQERETRDELGLGSVRDSFADQLFPGTSTIQTRLRYMLFVPWIYKSLEDRKVPSSSFAQQADKIERSLITPLLASDDQAGVFGKTAGGSLKRLPSSVYWSGLGAWGIRTMDLSQDEYHRRIDQIHELRRSLKEEEKLTRARGDDVDIEARRQTETWHPGLPPIPDGFPSQADFALTRQEAEFIRDRIRISAPQSLLSFLTLHGKPTDVAFPWEHPDLGSFLDAHKLLMAHARLFSESMHGAALVYNYQLAKVRSSDDLADTHAQSFQKWKETLPLGDIHAWDLNALWEATKIDGQAIHPRTQDFVRSWINLVRLHAGDLLHNAEAAQLIRLREMWLKKGRSRFSNQRALEQWGGKSGTARLAYRWSNVKTLLDDLYQGLKGGGHA